The Zobellia alginiliquefaciens genome contains a region encoding:
- a CDS encoding RagB/SusD family nutrient uptake outer membrane protein has protein sequence MKTYKNFIRTVVVLSAISLTSACSDFLDEEDESNFTTDTYFTKAEHAESAVNGIYEPLVPITNSGFGGGTWLMLEFATGLANTSLGQATNIYLVKDLINNSDNGYGNSFWTEYYTGISRANLAIEKIPEINMDETEKQNYLAEAKFFRAYYYFGLVRMFGNIPIITNSVDLGSEQLYPEQASPEAVYDLIISDLTEAESSSLPWRDESGRVSLGAIKTLLADVYLTMAGYPLQKTENYQLAANKAKEVIDSAQYTIFDSYDDLHDPATKNTGEYIFMTQFAANIQSANWQPAILPYNLGISAYSAQTGGIFSTNEFANSYETDDKRAQEKQFYFTSYSLEADRSDSINLGAPYIFKHFDIQANEESAQSDLNWCIYRYSDVLLMYAEAANEAEGTPSTEAYNAINQIRQRAEIPDLTGLSQDEFREAVRIERIHELSFENKTWYDMARWRKAYNPETNQLEDFVGHNFSYLPNKALTERELLFPIPTSEMQNNPNLVQNSGY, from the coding sequence ATGAAAACCTATAAAAATTTTATACGAACTGTTGTGGTCTTATCCGCTATATCACTTACATCTGCATGTAGTGATTTTTTAGACGAAGAAGACGAATCCAACTTTACTACTGACACTTATTTCACCAAAGCAGAACACGCCGAAAGTGCTGTTAATGGTATTTATGAACCGCTGGTTCCTATTACTAATAGTGGTTTTGGTGGCGGAACTTGGTTAATGCTAGAATTCGCTACCGGATTAGCCAATACCTCACTTGGCCAAGCCACCAATATCTATCTGGTTAAAGATTTAATCAACAATTCAGATAATGGATATGGAAATAGTTTCTGGACAGAATATTACACTGGTATATCTAGAGCGAATTTGGCCATTGAAAAAATTCCGGAAATCAATATGGATGAAACGGAAAAACAGAATTATTTGGCAGAGGCCAAATTCTTTAGAGCCTATTATTATTTTGGGTTGGTACGGATGTTCGGTAATATTCCAATAATAACCAATTCGGTAGATTTGGGCTCAGAACAACTTTATCCAGAGCAAGCTTCACCAGAGGCCGTTTACGACTTGATCATTAGTGATTTGACCGAAGCAGAAAGTTCAAGCTTACCATGGAGAGATGAGTCGGGTCGTGTATCATTAGGGGCCATAAAAACTTTATTGGCAGATGTATATTTGACCATGGCAGGTTATCCCCTTCAGAAAACAGAAAATTACCAGCTTGCAGCAAACAAAGCCAAAGAAGTGATTGATTCTGCTCAATATACCATATTTGACTCTTACGATGACCTGCATGACCCAGCAACCAAAAACACTGGTGAATACATTTTTATGACTCAGTTCGCGGCCAATATCCAGTCAGCTAACTGGCAACCGGCCATCTTACCTTACAACCTAGGTATATCAGCCTACTCCGCACAGACCGGGGGAATTTTCTCAACAAATGAGTTTGCCAATTCCTATGAAACAGATGATAAGCGAGCACAAGAAAAACAATTCTATTTTACGAGTTATTCGTTAGAAGCTGATAGAAGTGATAGTATCAATCTAGGCGCTCCTTATATATTCAAGCACTTTGATATACAAGCCAACGAAGAAAGTGCACAATCAGATTTAAACTGGTGTATTTATAGATATTCGGATGTTTTATTGATGTACGCAGAGGCCGCAAATGAAGCTGAAGGAACACCTTCAACCGAAGCTTACAATGCCATTAATCAAATTAGGCAGCGTGCTGAAATTCCAGATTTAACAGGCCTATCTCAAGATGAATTTAGAGAAGCGGTCCGCATAGAAAGGATACATGAACTAAGTTTTGAAAATAAAACTTGGTATGACATGGCCCGATGGAGAAAAGCGTACAATCCAGAAACAAATCAACTCGAAGATTTCGTCGGTCACAATTTCTCTTATTTACCTAATAAAGCATTGACGGAACGAGAACTTTTGTTTCCTATTCCTACGTCAGAAATGCAAAACAACCCTAATCTAGTCCAAAATTCGGGTTACTAA
- a CDS encoding SusC/RagA family TonB-linked outer membrane protein, producing MISTSSPFKIKQLCFLLGIQIVCLQTAFGASLSIDNFDRYSNENDILRYTLSNEQDNVITGTINDQGNQPLPGASIIEKGTTNGVTTDFDGNFSIEVSSENAVLVISYIGYTTTEIPVNGQNNITVSLEESAAALDEVVLIGYGTQKKSDLTGAVGSVKAEELAERPAASMNQAIAGKVSGVNITSGSGRPGGRTVVRIRGNTSVSIANTPLYVIDGVILSAANLPNGSTPIDYMNPNDIESIEVLKDASATAIYGARGANGVILVSTKRGNTSGGGRLNYDVDFSIGTLPKKLDLLNSEEFLQVEETAYANAEKFDPDGWAGGRYTDPRLKRTDPRLFDSEGNPLYDTDWQDEAIRTSFTQNHQLSFTGGTQKGNYGLFMGFRDEQGLIIESWLKRYSARFTMDSDITDWLRVGGSLGYNDQNEKQVDQLGGGGITTMRQVFEALPIIPVTYEDGSWGSNLDYPGMEGGGSPVAVANDRRYFLKTQTLLGNFYSNIALHKNLQLRTTVGANVINQRNDYYGGKDLRYIAQPDGNAYVENGRYNSWQFENYLTYTKDFENENSLTAMVGLSWQHIDEFESKAETRGFADDFYGFNNLAAGSNPQTPTSSRIAYGLNSYFGRVNYNHQNKYLLTLTGRADGSSKFGPENQFAFFPSAALAWRVSNEDFLSQSETISNLKIRASYGATGNSEIPAYRYLAGLESGTVIFAGDRASFNIPERMANPDLKWEKTEQVDAGIEIGLLNNRIALEIDAYRKLTTDMLLEAPVPSTSGFTNVFQNVGSMENKGIEITLNTTNVNNKIFGWDTNFNISINKNKVVALSGGSDIFLGSTLIREGEPVGTFFGYIDEGTWNTDEAAEAAIYDRLPGDIKYRDLNDDGAINSDDRAILGKGIADGFGTFSNTFRYGNLELLVDLQFQYGNSVMYRDEHSAEDRQTIANSFSTVLNAWTPDNQDTDIAQIRPIAAGYDTNNDSGKLKDASFLRGRNLMLSYVFKPELVERLHLNRLRIYTSVQNFFVSTKYPGYDPESSNGSQAFDQGYSLYDYPRPRTFMIGLNVGL from the coding sequence ATGATCTCAACATCATCACCCTTTAAGATCAAACAACTTTGCTTCTTACTGGGTATTCAAATTGTATGTCTCCAGACTGCTTTTGGAGCAAGTTTATCTATCGATAATTTCGATAGATATTCAAATGAAAATGACATTCTTCGATATACTTTATCGAATGAACAGGACAACGTAATTACGGGTACAATTAATGACCAGGGCAATCAACCTTTACCCGGTGCAAGTATTATTGAAAAAGGTACAACAAACGGTGTCACCACAGATTTTGATGGGAATTTTTCCATTGAAGTCAGTAGCGAAAATGCCGTGCTTGTCATATCCTACATAGGATATACCACTACAGAAATACCGGTCAATGGCCAAAACAATATAACCGTTAGCCTGGAAGAAAGTGCAGCGGCCTTAGATGAAGTGGTTCTCATTGGTTATGGTACCCAGAAAAAAAGCGACCTTACCGGAGCGGTAGGCTCGGTAAAAGCTGAGGAATTGGCCGAAAGACCAGCGGCCTCAATGAACCAAGCTATAGCTGGTAAAGTTTCGGGGGTCAATATAACCTCTGGATCAGGTAGACCAGGAGGTAGAACAGTGGTAAGAATTAGAGGTAATACTTCGGTTAGTATTGCCAACACCCCTCTTTACGTAATTGACGGGGTTATTCTTAGTGCAGCCAATCTACCGAACGGAAGTACACCTATAGATTACATGAACCCTAATGATATTGAATCTATTGAGGTGCTTAAAGATGCTTCTGCAACAGCAATTTATGGAGCAAGAGGTGCTAATGGTGTTATTTTGGTAAGTACAAAAAGAGGAAATACCAGTGGAGGTGGTCGTCTTAATTACGATGTTGATTTTAGCATTGGAACACTTCCAAAAAAACTTGATCTTTTAAATTCCGAGGAATTTCTTCAAGTAGAAGAAACAGCATATGCAAACGCTGAAAAATTTGACCCAGACGGATGGGCCGGCGGCAGATACACAGACCCAAGACTAAAAAGAACCGATCCAAGACTTTTTGATTCTGAGGGTAATCCCCTATATGATACCGATTGGCAAGACGAAGCCATAAGAACATCTTTTACCCAAAACCATCAACTATCCTTTACCGGAGGAACTCAAAAAGGTAACTATGGTCTTTTTATGGGCTTCCGTGATGAGCAAGGTCTCATCATAGAATCTTGGCTAAAGCGATATTCCGCTAGATTCACAATGGACTCAGACATTACAGATTGGCTTAGAGTGGGCGGTAGTTTAGGCTACAATGATCAAAACGAAAAACAAGTAGACCAACTTGGTGGAGGTGGCATTACCACAATGCGCCAAGTATTTGAAGCGCTGCCTATAATTCCCGTAACCTATGAAGATGGGAGTTGGGGTTCTAACTTAGACTACCCTGGAATGGAAGGTGGTGGAAGCCCTGTTGCAGTGGCTAACGATAGAAGGTACTTTCTAAAAACACAAACCCTTTTGGGTAATTTTTATAGCAACATCGCCCTCCATAAGAACTTACAACTGCGAACTACTGTTGGCGCCAATGTAATCAATCAAAGAAACGATTATTATGGTGGTAAAGATTTACGATATATTGCTCAACCAGATGGTAATGCGTATGTTGAAAATGGGCGTTACAATTCCTGGCAATTTGAAAATTACCTAACATATACCAAAGATTTTGAGAATGAAAATTCATTGACCGCCATGGTAGGACTATCTTGGCAACATATAGATGAGTTTGAATCAAAAGCTGAGACAAGGGGGTTTGCAGATGATTTTTATGGCTTCAACAATCTTGCAGCTGGATCTAACCCGCAAACACCAACTTCTAGTCGCATAGCCTACGGACTAAACTCTTATTTTGGTCGGGTAAATTATAACCACCAAAATAAATACTTGTTAACCTTAACAGGGCGAGCAGATGGTTCATCAAAATTTGGTCCTGAGAATCAATTTGCTTTCTTCCCTTCGGCAGCACTGGCTTGGAGAGTTTCTAATGAAGACTTTTTATCCCAAAGTGAAACCATCTCTAATTTAAAAATTAGAGCCAGTTATGGAGCAACGGGAAATTCTGAAATTCCAGCATATAGATATTTAGCCGGACTAGAAAGCGGAACAGTAATATTTGCCGGTGACCGTGCATCTTTTAATATTCCGGAACGTATGGCCAATCCTGATTTAAAATGGGAAAAAACGGAACAAGTAGATGCAGGAATCGAAATAGGTCTTTTAAATAACCGAATTGCTCTTGAGATAGATGCATACCGTAAGTTAACTACAGACATGCTTCTTGAAGCGCCAGTTCCTTCCACTAGCGGTTTCACAAATGTATTCCAAAATGTAGGCAGTATGGAAAACAAGGGTATTGAAATCACCTTAAACACTACCAATGTTAATAATAAGATTTTTGGTTGGGATACTAATTTTAATATTTCAATCAACAAAAATAAGGTCGTAGCATTATCCGGAGGTTCGGATATTTTCTTAGGCTCAACTCTTATTCGTGAAGGAGAACCTGTTGGAACGTTCTTCGGGTATATTGATGAAGGTACATGGAACACTGATGAAGCTGCCGAAGCGGCAATCTATGACAGACTCCCCGGTGATATAAAATATAGAGATTTAAATGATGACGGAGCTATCAATAGTGATGACAGAGCAATCCTAGGAAAAGGGATAGCAGATGGGTTTGGAACTTTTTCTAACACTTTTAGATATGGCAACCTAGAACTACTTGTTGACCTTCAATTCCAATACGGAAACAGTGTAATGTATCGTGATGAACATTCGGCAGAAGATCGCCAGACTATAGCAAATAGTTTTTCAACAGTACTTAATGCATGGACACCGGACAATCAGGATACGGATATTGCACAAATAAGACCTATTGCTGCAGGTTACGATACTAATAATGACTCTGGTAAATTAAAAGATGCCTCTTTTCTAAGAGGACGTAACTTAATGCTTTCATACGTTTTTAAGCCAGAACTAGTAGAGCGTTTACACCTAAACAGGTTAAGAATTTACACTTCTGTACAGAACTTTTTTGTCTCAACCAAGTATCCTGGATACGACCCGGAAAGTTCTAATGGTAGTCAAGCCTTTGATCAAGGTTACTCACTATATGATTACCCAAGACCACGCACATTTATGATTGGCCTTAACGTTGGACTGTAA
- a CDS encoding PVC-type heme-binding CxxCH protein — protein sequence MKIIKKLSIGRLFTTCAVAIFFLACSEKENNTLAIEKNSRIVLVGNNLGSRMMEFGHFETEMQLRYPNDSLYIRNMADGGNTPAFRPHAARKSPWAFPGADKFEHDPGSKIHFIEDDGGHQSGSVGHFPTPDEWITSLKPDIIIAFFGYIESFEGQEGLSNYKEELRAFIKHTLSTKYNGQAPPQLAIVSPIAFENLSDKMDLPDGTKENKNLALYTQAMKEVSTEEGVLFVNAFDATKNWYETESENLTQEGFQLTDSGYKKFGKLLADDIFGKKQADETNRQLVHDAVQEKNWFWLNDFKIPNSVHVYGRRYDPYGPENYPFEIAKIREMTAIRDTAIWKANHGEKMDLAAADAKTKKLPEVKTNYKASEKNGNPEYLYGEEALAQIKTAPGYKVELFASEEQFPDLANPVQMSFDNEGRLWVAVMPSYPHYKAGDSKPNDKLLIFEDTDGDNKADKQTVFADGLHLTIGFEFAPEGVYMSQGTNLILLKDTDGDDKADKKEIILSGFDDHDTHHAISAFTTDPSGAIYMGEGTFLHSNVETAYGSIRGSNGGFYRYSPQRHHLERTAQLAIPNPWGIAFDDWGQPFFEHTSGPAATWMMPGTIVPRYGVSSPIPANLIEKEHLVRPTSGLEFISSSHFPDNVQGDMLINNTIGFRGTKQHKMVDDPETAGYISEHRKDLIFSDDKNFRPVDMEFAPDGSLYFLDWSNVLIGHMQHNARDPLRDHVHGRIYRVTYPSRPLVKPAKVADATIEELLNNLKLQEYRTRYRTKRELRARDAEEVLSKLDTWVASLDKNDPRYEHHLLEGLWVTWGLNQIDKDLLTQLLQAKDFRARAAAVNVLRYTGHQIDNQADLLMQAAKDDNPRVRLEALVAASRLGKDIGIPIITEAGKKGLDKWMERPYEAALAHLNGHRAGEKAKDVIETDLKGKDLELLMAGQEIYERDGYCATCHQSDGEGLSAAGFPPLAGSKWVTGSEERLIKLTTNGIMGPIEVKGKKYPGQVPMTPFGKLLNEEETAAVLTYVRNTFGNKASPISVEKVKEVREQIKDKEGFYSPEELLQEHPMK from the coding sequence ATGAAAATAATTAAAAAATTAAGCATAGGGAGGCTCTTCACTACCTGTGCTGTTGCAATTTTCTTTTTGGCATGCAGCGAGAAGGAAAACAATACCCTTGCAATAGAAAAAAATTCCAGGATTGTTTTAGTTGGAAACAACTTAGGCTCAAGAATGATGGAATTTGGGCATTTTGAAACTGAGATGCAGCTAAGATACCCCAACGACTCATTATATATCAGAAATATGGCCGATGGTGGAAACACACCCGCTTTTAGACCTCATGCAGCAAGAAAATCGCCATGGGCTTTTCCCGGTGCAGACAAATTTGAGCATGACCCTGGAAGTAAAATACATTTTATTGAAGATGATGGGGGCCATCAATCCGGTAGTGTAGGTCACTTCCCCACTCCTGACGAATGGATTACCAGCTTAAAACCGGATATCATAATTGCATTTTTTGGTTATATAGAATCATTTGAAGGTCAAGAAGGATTATCAAATTATAAGGAAGAATTGCGTGCATTCATAAAACATACGTTGAGCACTAAGTATAACGGTCAAGCACCCCCTCAACTAGCAATTGTTTCTCCAATTGCCTTTGAAAATCTATCCGATAAGATGGATTTACCGGATGGTACTAAGGAAAATAAAAATTTAGCGCTATATACCCAGGCCATGAAAGAAGTATCTACCGAAGAGGGCGTTCTTTTTGTTAATGCTTTTGATGCTACTAAAAACTGGTACGAAACTGAAAGTGAAAATCTGACTCAAGAAGGATTTCAACTTACGGACTCAGGTTATAAAAAATTCGGAAAGCTATTGGCCGATGACATTTTTGGAAAGAAACAGGCAGATGAGACCAATCGGCAATTAGTACATGATGCGGTTCAAGAAAAGAACTGGTTCTGGCTCAACGATTTTAAAATACCTAATAGTGTACACGTATACGGAAGAAGGTACGACCCTTACGGCCCTGAAAACTACCCGTTTGAAATAGCCAAAATTCGTGAAATGACTGCCATTCGTGATACTGCTATTTGGAAAGCCAACCATGGCGAAAAAATGGATTTGGCCGCTGCCGATGCTAAAACTAAAAAACTTCCTGAAGTAAAAACCAATTATAAGGCGAGTGAAAAAAATGGAAATCCAGAATACCTCTATGGCGAAGAAGCACTGGCACAAATTAAAACAGCTCCGGGCTATAAAGTAGAACTTTTTGCTTCGGAGGAACAGTTTCCAGATTTGGCAAACCCAGTACAAATGTCCTTTGATAATGAAGGAAGACTTTGGGTTGCCGTGATGCCCAGCTATCCGCATTACAAAGCGGGCGACAGTAAACCAAATGACAAGCTTCTTATTTTTGAAGATACGGATGGTGATAACAAAGCCGACAAACAAACTGTTTTTGCAGATGGCCTTCATCTTACTATTGGTTTTGAATTTGCACCAGAGGGAGTTTATATGTCCCAAGGAACCAATCTCATATTATTAAAGGACACCGATGGTGACGACAAGGCAGACAAGAAAGAAATAATTTTAAGTGGTTTTGACGACCATGACACTCACCATGCCATTAGCGCCTTTACAACAGACCCATCAGGGGCTATATATATGGGTGAAGGAACTTTTCTTCATTCTAATGTGGAGACAGCTTATGGAAGTATTAGAGGTTCCAATGGAGGATTTTACAGATACAGCCCCCAAAGACATCACTTGGAACGCACCGCTCAATTAGCTATACCAAACCCTTGGGGAATTGCTTTTGACGATTGGGGCCAACCATTCTTTGAACATACTTCCGGACCTGCCGCTACTTGGATGATGCCAGGAACCATTGTTCCTCGTTACGGTGTAAGTTCACCTATACCCGCTAACCTTATCGAAAAAGAACATTTAGTGAGACCAACTTCCGGATTGGAATTTATTTCTAGCAGTCATTTCCCAGATAATGTGCAAGGGGATATGTTAATCAACAACACCATAGGTTTTAGAGGAACGAAACAACACAAAATGGTAGATGACCCAGAAACTGCAGGATATATAAGCGAGCACAGAAAAGACCTGATTTTTTCTGATGATAAAAACTTTAGACCGGTTGACATGGAGTTTGCCCCAGATGGTTCACTTTACTTTTTAGACTGGAGCAATGTATTGATCGGTCATATGCAACACAACGCACGTGATCCCTTAAGAGACCATGTACACGGTAGAATATATAGGGTTACTTATCCTTCAAGACCTTTGGTTAAACCTGCTAAAGTTGCGGACGCCACTATTGAAGAGTTATTGAATAACTTAAAACTACAAGAATACAGAACTCGCTATCGTACCAAAAGGGAACTTAGAGCACGTGATGCAGAAGAGGTTCTATCAAAATTAGACACGTGGGTCGCTAGTTTAGATAAAAACGACCCTCGTTATGAACATCATTTATTAGAAGGACTATGGGTTACTTGGGGATTAAACCAAATTGACAAGGACCTATTGACCCAACTATTGCAAGCTAAAGATTTTAGAGCACGTGCTGCTGCAGTAAACGTTCTTAGATATACCGGTCACCAAATAGATAATCAAGCTGATTTGTTGATGCAAGCCGCTAAAGATGACAACCCACGTGTGCGTTTGGAAGCATTGGTTGCAGCATCTAGACTTGGTAAAGACATTGGTATTCCAATCATTACAGAAGCTGGTAAAAAAGGTCTGGATAAATGGATGGAACGCCCTTACGAAGCTGCTCTTGCACATTTAAACGGACATAGAGCTGGTGAAAAAGCAAAAGATGTTATTGAAACAGATTTAAAAGGAAAAGATTTAGAACTTTTAATGGCAGGACAAGAAATTTATGAGCGTGATGGGTATTGCGCCACTTGTCACCAATCTGATGGAGAAGGATTAAGTGCTGCCGGTTTCCCTCCCCTAGCAGGATCTAAATGGGTAACGGGTAGTGAAGAAAGATTAATAAAGCTTACTACAAACGGAATCATGGGTCCTATTGAAGTAAAAGGCAAAAAATATCCCGGCCAAGTACCTATGACCCCATTTGGAAAATTATTGAATGAAGAGGAAACAGCCGCCGTATTAACTTATGTAAGAAATACATTCGGTAATAAAGCTTCCCCAATATCTGTTGAAAAAGTTAAAGAAGTACGTGAGCAAATTAAAGACAAGGAAGGTTTCTATTCTCCGGAAGAACTTCTACAGGAACATCCAATGAAATAA
- a CDS encoding AraC family transcriptional regulator codes for MSAPSIEKTLTPKETFIYKDLIGPFFNPNWHFHPEFQISYIMEGEGTRFIGDHVQNFKKGDLVMTGPNLPHLWRNDNAYFKKDSGLSTRGLVIYFDHVLLSEPLLEMEEFYKINKLVAHSLRGVEFHGETRDIIIRFLLELDKQKGFKRILKLLEILDTLANSTEYTILASPNYMNAFKGGDAEKMRKVYDYVMTNFKTNISLDEASSLLNMTTTSFCRYFKPRANKTFTRFVNEIRIGHARKLLLEDNFNISQISYECGYNALSNFNRQFKSITDMSPLEYRKLFLNIQTPV; via the coding sequence ATGAGTGCTCCAAGTATAGAAAAGACGTTAACGCCAAAGGAAACTTTTATATATAAAGACCTCATTGGTCCCTTTTTTAATCCCAATTGGCATTTTCATCCGGAGTTTCAGATTTCGTATATAATGGAAGGTGAAGGCACCCGGTTTATTGGCGACCATGTTCAGAATTTTAAAAAGGGTGATTTGGTTATGACAGGGCCAAATTTACCTCACTTGTGGAGAAATGATAATGCCTATTTTAAAAAGGATAGTGGATTATCAACTAGAGGGTTGGTTATCTATTTTGACCATGTACTCTTGAGCGAACCACTTCTGGAGATGGAAGAGTTTTATAAAATTAATAAGCTTGTTGCTCATTCATTGCGAGGGGTAGAGTTTCATGGGGAAACCAGAGATATTATTATAAGGTTTCTTTTGGAGCTAGATAAGCAAAAGGGTTTTAAACGGATTTTAAAACTTTTGGAAATTTTAGATACGTTGGCCAATAGTACGGAATATACCATATTGGCTAGCCCAAATTATATGAACGCGTTTAAAGGGGGCGATGCAGAAAAGATGCGTAAAGTATATGATTATGTAATGACAAATTTTAAGACCAATATTTCTTTGGATGAAGCATCGAGCTTGTTAAATATGACTACTACTTCTTTCTGTAGATACTTTAAACCTAGGGCCAATAAGACTTTCACGCGTTTTGTGAATGAAATACGAATAGGGCATGCAAGAAAATTATTGTTGGAAGATAATTTTAATATTTCTCAAATTAGTTATGAGTGTGGTTATAACGCCTTATCCAATTTTAATAGACAATTTAAGTCTATTACGGACATGAGTCCGCTTGAGTACAGAAAGTTATTTTTAAATATTCAAACTCCAGTCTAG
- a CDS encoding sugar phosphate isomerase/epimerase family protein encodes MKIGMNMLLWTNHVTEQHFSIVDTLKETGYDGIELFFGEGSEKYYSQLGNHFSGMNMGVTGVASLSAEQNIASPDKKVREAGLERLKWSIDMGAAANAEVLCGPFHSTFALFTRQPPTLEEKKWSNEMLLKAAEYAKGANIVLTPEAVNRFECYLYNTMADLGEMVKAVNHPNLGAMFDTHHANIEEKSQSGAIKTIAPHLKHVHISENDRGTPGRGQVNWPDVFTALKEIDYKGWLTIEAFSTTIPEFANAINVWRNYSPVEEVYTEGFKLISEGLGITK; translated from the coding sequence ATGAAAATAGGAATGAATATGTTGCTGTGGACAAACCATGTCACGGAGCAGCACTTTAGTATAGTAGACACACTAAAAGAAACTGGATACGACGGTATTGAACTTTTTTTTGGAGAGGGTAGTGAAAAATACTATTCGCAATTAGGCAATCACTTTTCCGGTATGAATATGGGTGTTACCGGTGTTGCATCATTATCCGCAGAACAGAACATTGCTAGTCCTGACAAGAAAGTTAGAGAAGCTGGACTAGAGCGTCTAAAATGGTCTATTGATATGGGAGCAGCTGCAAATGCAGAGGTTTTATGTGGCCCGTTTCATTCTACATTTGCACTATTTACAAGGCAACCGCCCACTTTGGAAGAGAAAAAATGGAGTAATGAAATGTTGTTAAAAGCAGCAGAGTATGCCAAAGGTGCCAATATTGTGCTTACCCCTGAAGCCGTTAATAGATTTGAGTGTTACCTATATAATACAATGGCAGATTTAGGTGAAATGGTAAAAGCAGTTAACCATCCGAATTTAGGCGCCATGTTTGATACCCATCATGCCAATATAGAGGAGAAAAGTCAATCTGGAGCTATAAAAACCATAGCCCCGCATCTAAAACATGTACACATTAGTGAAAATGATAGGGGAACACCTGGTAGAGGGCAGGTAAACTGGCCAGACGTTTTTACCGCTTTAAAAGAGATTGATTATAAAGGTTGGCTAACTATAGAAGCATTTAGTACAACCATTCCGGAATTTGCTAATGCTATTAATGTATGGCGAAACTACTCCCCCGTAGAAGAAGTGTATACAGAAGGATTTAAACTCATATCCGAAGGATTGGGAATTACCAAATAA